Proteins from one Verrucomicrobiota bacterium genomic window:
- a CDS encoding formylglycine-generating enzyme family protein → MNPAEINKPVQLKISPFQDPASHEPFLRTVAFRPLQRSTAESARKQPEGCGPPGLRFKGRVHGNRTKEASQEADGSASLSPASRLGRVPVTSSGSPGRTRPTWFKGRNQARKVEIPSDEHELPQRNAGSHIHDFFSAVSREHGCPRSGLCGFFLLFAFCQFGCSDRPVSLPGGQPAPTPAKVELVPLTNMVPIKAGTFRRGNYPVSITRDFWLGKYEVTQNEFVALMGRNPSHFKDDPQRPVEKVSYVDALAYCSAVTKRERLAGRLPDRYEYRLPSEAEWEYACRAGTTNLFGFGDSAKEADPYAWTAENSENATHPVGQKRPNPWGLHDVHGNVWEWCLDWFGDYPTNAVTNPLGPAHGKFRVFRGGSWYHDADFARSANRFMMAPSNGIHFVGFRIALGPVMKQF, encoded by the coding sequence ATGAATCCCGCCGAAATTAACAAGCCCGTGCAACTGAAAATATCGCCATTCCAAGATCCAGCTTCCCATGAACCGTTCCTCCGAACCGTGGCCTTTAGGCCGCTTCAACGCTCTACTGCGGAGAGTGCGCGGAAGCAGCCTGAAGGCTGCGGTCCGCCCGGTCTCAGGTTCAAGGGCCGAGTGCATGGTAATCGGACCAAGGAAGCTTCCCAAGAAGCTGACGGTAGCGCGAGCCTGTCTCCGGCGAGCCGACTCGGACGTGTTCCAGTCACGTCGAGCGGCTCGCCGGGACGGACTCGCCCTACCTGGTTCAAGGGTCGTAATCAGGCCCGAAAGGTAGAGATACCCTCCGATGAACATGAACTTCCGCAAAGGAACGCGGGCAGCCATATCCACGATTTCTTTTCGGCGGTTTCGCGCGAACATGGCTGTCCGCGCTCCGGGCTTTGCGGGTTCTTTCTTCTTTTTGCGTTTTGTCAATTCGGCTGCAGCGACCGGCCTGTTTCCTTGCCGGGAGGCCAGCCTGCCCCAACGCCGGCGAAGGTTGAACTGGTTCCACTGACCAACATGGTTCCGATCAAGGCCGGCACTTTCAGGCGCGGCAACTATCCTGTCTCGATCACTCGCGATTTTTGGCTTGGGAAATATGAGGTCACACAAAACGAATTCGTGGCCCTCATGGGACGAAACCCCAGCCATTTCAAAGACGACCCGCAGCGCCCGGTCGAAAAGGTCAGCTACGTCGATGCGCTCGCCTATTGTTCGGCGGTGACGAAGCGCGAGCGCCTCGCCGGACGCCTGCCGGACCGCTACGAATACCGGCTCCCGTCGGAAGCAGAGTGGGAATACGCTTGCCGCGCCGGGACCACGAACCTCTTCGGCTTCGGAGACTCAGCCAAGGAGGCCGACCCATACGCCTGGACCGCGGAAAACAGCGAGAACGCCACGCATCCGGTTGGCCAGAAACGCCCGAATCCCTGGGGGTTGCACGATGTGCATGGCAACGTATGGGAATGGTGCCTGGATTGGTTCGGAGATTATCCGACGAATGCGGTGACCAACCCGCTTGGCCCCGCGCACGGCAAGTTTCGGGTTTTTCGGGGCGGCAGTTGGTACCACGACGCCGATTTCGCGCGGTCGGCCAACCGGTTCATGATGGCGCCATCGAACGGGATTCACTTCGTGGGATTCCGGATCGCATTGGGCCCGGTCATGAAACAGTTCTGA